The following proteins come from a genomic window of bacterium:
- a CDS encoding 3-isopropylmalate dehydrogenase: protein MKKSYKIAVIPGDGTGPEVINEGIKVLKAVSQKFGFKLDFENYDFGGERYKKTGETLPESAVKELRKVDAIYLGAIGHPDVKPGVLEKGILLNLRFSLDQYINLRPVKLYPGVWTPIKDKEPEDIDFVVVRENTEGLYVGTGGYLKKGTKDEVAVQESINTRKGVERCLRYAFEVTRKRNKTKKLTLCGKTNVLTYAFDLWERAFHEIGEKDYKDIQRDYAHVDATCMWMVKNPEWFDVIVTDNMFGDIITDLGAMIQGGMGIAAGGNINPEGVSMFEPIGGSAPKYTGKNVINPLAAICAGGMMLEVIGEENAGKTIEKTVMGITPKLKSLSAGKMGYSTTQVGDLVVSAL, encoded by the coding sequence GGGTTCAAACTTGATTTTGAAAATTATGATTTTGGAGGGGAACGTTATAAAAAAACAGGAGAAACCCTTCCTGAATCGGCCGTGAAAGAGCTCAGGAAAGTCGACGCGATTTATCTTGGCGCCATAGGGCATCCTGACGTAAAACCGGGAGTCCTTGAGAAAGGCATATTGCTGAATCTCCGTTTTTCTCTTGACCAGTATATTAATTTGAGGCCTGTCAAACTCTATCCGGGTGTTTGGACGCCCATCAAGGACAAGGAACCGGAGGATATAGATTTTGTGGTTGTGAGAGAAAATACGGAAGGCCTGTATGTGGGAACAGGCGGTTATCTGAAAAAAGGCACAAAAGATGAAGTGGCGGTTCAGGAATCCATTAATACGAGAAAAGGCGTTGAAAGATGCCTGAGATACGCGTTTGAAGTTACAAGAAAGAGGAATAAAACCAAAAAACTTACACTTTGCGGTAAAACCAACGTTTTAACATACGCTTTTGATTTGTGGGAGAGGGCATTCCATGAAATCGGCGAAAAAGATTATAAAGATATACAACGGGATTATGCCCATGTTGACGCAACATGTATGTGGATGGTTAAGAATCCCGAGTGGTTTGATGTTATCGTAACGGATAACATGTTCGGCGATATCATTACGGACCTTGGAGCGATGATCCAGGGCGGTATGGGTATAGCCGCAGGCGGAAATATCAACCCGGAAGGTGTTTCGATGTTTGAGCCTATAGGAGGTTCTGCTCCTAAGTATACGGGTAAAAATGTCATTAATCCTCTGGCTGCCATCTGCGCCGGGGGTATGATGCTGGAGGTTATAGGAGAGGAAAATGCCGGAAAAACGATAGAAAAAACCGTTATGGGCATAACACCTAAATTAAAGAGCCTTTCAGCCGGCAAGATGGGTTACAGCACGACTCAAGTAGGAGACCTTGTAGTCAGCGCTTTATAA
- a CDS encoding aspartate-semialdehyde dehydrogenase, producing MKKYNIAIAGITGAVGQEIISILQEKKFPVNNIKGLASERSGGKEFVFGASSKKIEILSEDSFKNIDIAFFSAGGSVSKRFVPSAVKAGAVVIDNTSAFRMEPDIPLVVPEINAHEVKNYRKKGIIANPNCTTAVALMGIAPIHKFSRVKRIVASSYQSVSGAGAKAIKELEDQILDWANKKELKSAIFPYQIAFNVIPHIDAFAGNGFTNEEMKLHNESRKILGDNKLVAVCTTVRVPVFRAHSVAVNIETESKVTVEKARELIKGFPGVQLYDDTSRNVYPMPLYWSGKDDCAVGRLREDYSVPNGLSFFVVGDQIRKGAALNAVQIAEELLKYL from the coding sequence ATGAAAAAGTATAATATTGCCATAGCCGGAATAACGGGCGCTGTAGGACAGGAAATTATTTCTATCCTGCAGGAAAAGAAATTCCCCGTGAATAACATTAAAGGGCTTGCGTCTGAACGGTCCGGGGGAAAGGAATTTGTATTTGGAGCTTCCTCAAAAAAGATAGAAATCCTTTCAGAAGATTCGTTTAAAAATATTGATATTGCTTTTTTCAGCGCAGGCGGGTCTGTCAGCAAAAGATTTGTTCCCTCCGCGGTAAAAGCGGGCGCTGTCGTTATAGATAATACAAGCGCTTTCCGGATGGAACCTGATATTCCCCTTGTTGTGCCGGAAATCAATGCCCATGAAGTGAAAAATTACAGAAAAAAGGGTATAATTGCAAACCCGAACTGCACTACCGCCGTAGCCCTGATGGGCATTGCGCCGATTCATAAGTTTTCACGTGTCAAAAGAATTGTTGCCTCGAGTTACCAGTCTGTTTCGGGGGCGGGCGCTAAGGCCATAAAAGAGCTTGAAGACCAGATATTGGATTGGGCAAACAAAAAAGAACTGAAAAGCGCTATTTTCCCTTATCAGATAGCATTTAATGTCATACCCCATATTGATGCTTTTGCCGGGAACGGTTTTACCAATGAAGAAATGAAACTTCATAATGAATCCAGGAAAATTCTGGGGGATAATAAACTGGTTGCGGTTTGCACTACTGTGAGGGTTCCTGTTTTCAGGGCGCATTCGGTTGCCGTAAATATTGAAACCGAGTCAAAAGTGACCGTTGAAAAAGCAAGGGAACTCATAAAAGGTTTTCCGGGTGTGCAGTTATATGATGACACTTCCCGAAATGTATATCCTATGCCTCTTTACTGGAGCGGCAAAGATGATTGCGCCGTGGGCAGGCTGCGCGAGGATTACAGCGTGCCCAACGGTTTGTCATTTTTTGTAGTAGGTGACCAGATCAGGAAAGGCGCCGCTCTTAATGCGGTGCAGATCGCGGAAGAACTGCTGAAGTATTTATAA
- the truA gene encoding tRNA pseudouridine(38-40) synthase TruA, protein MKLPPAGKIMAAESETKLSRNIILVIEYDGLLFSGWQTQNNAPTVQHAIEKTLEKILSHRVRVSGSGRTDAGVHAKAQTANFFTDNGLSCRKMQKALNAWLPEGISVKKVSETNINFHSRYSAKLKHYRYIIFNGRTPPALERNRVWFIPYRLETGKMKKAAKHLLGRHDFSSFGVNTKGKTGNPVKTIYSIDIKKTGSKIQIDITGDGFLYKMVRSIVGTLVDAGRGKKKTEEIKKILSSRSRSGASPIAPPQGLYLYRVVY, encoded by the coding sequence ATGAAACTGCCGCCGGCGGGAAAAATAATGGCTGCTGAAAGCGAAACTAAATTATCCCGAAACATAATACTGGTAATTGAGTATGACGGTTTGCTTTTCAGCGGCTGGCAAACCCAGAATAACGCTCCGACCGTACAGCATGCAATCGAGAAAACACTTGAAAAGATATTGTCCCATAGAGTCCGGGTTTCCGGTTCCGGCAGGACTGATGCCGGTGTTCATGCCAAAGCGCAAACAGCAAATTTTTTTACCGACAACGGTCTATCATGCCGGAAAATGCAGAAAGCTTTGAATGCATGGCTTCCCGAAGGAATATCCGTAAAAAAAGTGTCGGAAACGAATATTAATTTTCATTCCAGATATTCGGCAAAACTTAAACATTACAGATATATTATTTTCAACGGCAGAACACCGCCGGCACTTGAAAGAAACAGGGTCTGGTTTATCCCGTACCGTCTGGAAACAGGAAAAATGAAAAAGGCGGCTAAGCATCTTTTGGGCAGACATGACTTTTCTTCTTTTGGAGTTAACACTAAAGGGAAAACGGGTAACCCCGTAAAAACGATTTACAGTATAGATATAAAAAAGACCGGATCAAAAATACAGATTGATATTACAGGCGACGGTTTTCTCTATAAAATGGTGAGGAGTATTGTGGGAACGCTTGTGGATGCGGGCAGGGGAAAAAAGAAAACGGAGGAGATTAAAAAAATCTTGTCCAGCAGGAGCAGGTCAGGCGCCTCGCCGATAGCCCCGCCGCAGGGTTTGTATTTATACAGGGTTGTTTATTAG
- a CDS encoding GntR family transcriptional regulator: MQLTEVLRNKIRDHTYKPGEMIPSEEKLSKLYQVNRATVRKAIAELIKGDLLYAVPATGTFVSEPEKVTTAISAENKNLTFCWIIKAYGLSVLGPYHMDLLTAIQSELSSNNNHLVFQDISKNAELQYSDHWSGYFLIGELPDNIIEKCYGSELPCVFIDSKPCNKMPSVISENYMGAKEAVKHLVDLGHKRIAYIHSDIESFVANERFRGYIDALKESGIPIDKNITAVGDMQVEGGVRATEKILKDAPDITAIFSVNDETAIGALKVMSHKGISVPKDISIIGFDDIGWSRHSIPPLTTVRIFRPELAFYSVELMMNMIERDNNTCAPTISMPTELIVRESTAPAKAGLPKEGVK; encoded by the coding sequence ATGCAATTAACAGAAGTCCTGCGCAACAAGATAAGAGACCATACCTATAAGCCGGGCGAAATGATTCCATCCGAAGAAAAACTCAGCAAACTTTATCAGGTAAACCGCGCAACTGTGAGAAAAGCCATCGCCGAATTAATTAAGGGAGACCTTTTATATGCTGTTCCGGCTACAGGGACTTTTGTTTCAGAACCGGAAAAAGTAACCACTGCGATTTCGGCCGAAAACAAAAATCTTACTTTCTGCTGGATAATAAAGGCTTACGGATTATCGGTTTTAGGGCCTTATCACATGGATCTCCTTACCGCTATTCAATCTGAACTTTCAAGCAACAACAACCATCTTGTCTTTCAGGATATATCCAAAAACGCAGAGCTACAGTATTCCGACCATTGGTCGGGATATTTTCTCATAGGAGAATTGCCGGATAATATAATAGAAAAATGTTACGGCAGTGAATTACCCTGTGTTTTTATAGACAGCAAACCATGCAATAAAATGCCTTCGGTCATTTCTGAAAATTACATGGGCGCCAAGGAAGCCGTCAAGCATCTTGTTGACTTAGGCCACAAACGGATAGCTTATATCCATTCCGACATAGAATCTTTTGTGGCAAATGAAAGGTTCAGGGGTTATATTGATGCTTTGAAGGAATCCGGCATACCTATAGACAAAAACATCACAGCCGTAGGCGACATGCAGGTTGAAGGAGGCGTCAGGGCGACGGAAAAGATCCTGAAAGACGCCCCCGACATAACTGCAATCTTTTCGGTTAACGATGAAACCGCCATAGGCGCATTAAAAGTGATGTCTCATAAAGGGATTTCCGTGCCAAAGGATATTTCTATTATCGGATTCGATGATATCGGATGGTCAAGACATTCCATCCCTCCTCTTACAACCGTCAGGATATTCAGACCGGAACTCGCTTTCTATAGCGTAGAGCTGATGATGAATATGATTGAAAGGGACAATAACACATGCGCTCCTACAATCAGCATGCCGACAGAGCTGATTGTAAGAGAATCAACAGCGCCCGCGAAAGCCGGCTTACCAAAAGAAGGTGTGAAGTGA
- the trxA gene encoding thioredoxin — MAIVHVSDADFEEKVINNQKSVLVDFSAEWCMPCKMLAPVFEAVSDSINNVVFAKADVDNCPGISSKYSILSVPTLILFEKGKVKNQISGAMQKADLEKWIKDNS, encoded by the coding sequence ATGGCGATAGTTCATGTTTCCGATGCTGATTTTGAAGAAAAAGTTATCAACAACCAGAAATCGGTTCTTGTAGATTTTTCCGCCGAATGGTGTATGCCCTGTAAAATGCTGGCTCCCGTATTTGAAGCTGTTTCCGATAGTATTAATAATGTCGTTTTTGCCAAGGCGGATGTAGATAATTGCCCCGGTATTTCCTCAAAATACAGTATATTGAGCGTGCCTACGCTTATACTTTTTGAGAAAGGCAAAGTAAAAAACCAGATATCGGGCGCTATGCAGAAAGCGGACCTGGAAAAATGGATTAAAGATAATAGCTGA
- a CDS encoding histone-lysine N-methyltransferase, whose translation MSEKIKLFGKPAKKFILKNREEPELFRDYFPYSDVPKIVFDKKAPKLNIPENIFITDTTFRDGQQARPPYSVNQIVDIFSLLSRLSGPNGIIRASEFFLYSSKDREAVEKCMGKRFKYPEVTGWIRAVKDDFKLVKKTGLRETGILTSVSDYHIYLKLKLDRKAAFHKYIDIVETAVSEGIRVRCHFEDITRADIYGFALPLAQKLMSISEKSGIPIKIRLCDTMGYGLPYPEASLPRGVPKLIETFHKEGGVPGELLEWHGHNDFHKVLINSVAAWLYGCSFINGSLLGYGERTGNCPVEAAVIEYMQLKGTNDGMDTAAITDIGNYFRDVINADVPSNYPFVGKTFNTTSAGIHADGVLKNEEIYNIFDTTKILNRPIEIVITDKSGVAGIVHWFNTYIRLKENMKIDKRHPGVKKIFDWVMKQYEEGRITSVSPEELLSKGKKYLPEYFQSDFDSLKLRAGKIALHLVEEYAEKPGIKSMNSVKIEPVLETLVEEDPFIQFAYVVDKAGRKVTRNISSIVDKAKYETMLHDSNFSDREWFVKPMSSGKSCVTDFYTSKITGRLCITVSAPVTDTGDKIIGILGFDIKFEDLVKFEETV comes from the coding sequence ATGAGCGAGAAAATAAAATTGTTTGGCAAACCCGCGAAGAAATTTATACTGAAAAACAGGGAAGAGCCGGAATTGTTCAGGGATTATTTCCCTTATTCTGACGTGCCGAAGATTGTTTTTGATAAAAAAGCGCCGAAGCTGAACATTCCGGAGAATATCTTTATTACCGACACCACTTTCCGCGACGGGCAGCAGGCCAGGCCCCCTTATTCTGTGAATCAGATTGTCGATATTTTCAGTTTGTTGAGCCGTTTAAGCGGACCCAACGGCATAATACGGGCTTCCGAGTTTTTTCTGTACAGCAGCAAAGACAGGGAAGCGGTTGAAAAATGTATGGGAAAAAGGTTTAAGTATCCGGAAGTGACAGGTTGGATAAGAGCGGTAAAAGACGATTTCAAACTTGTAAAGAAAACCGGTTTAAGAGAAACAGGAATTTTAACTTCTGTTTCGGATTACCATATTTACCTCAAGTTGAAACTCGACAGAAAGGCCGCGTTTCACAAATATATCGATATCGTTGAAACAGCTGTTTCAGAGGGGATAAGGGTAAGGTGTCATTTCGAGGATATTACCAGGGCTGATATTTACGGTTTTGCTCTTCCTCTTGCGCAGAAACTTATGTCTATCAGCGAGAAGTCGGGGATTCCGATTAAAATCAGGCTTTGTGATACCATGGGTTACGGACTTCCTTATCCTGAAGCTTCGCTTCCTCGGGGAGTCCCCAAACTTATAGAGACATTTCATAAAGAAGGCGGAGTTCCGGGTGAATTGCTTGAATGGCACGGGCATAATGATTTTCATAAGGTGCTTATTAATTCTGTTGCCGCATGGCTGTACGGTTGTTCTTTTATAAACGGCAGCCTGCTGGGGTACGGGGAAAGAACCGGAAATTGCCCTGTTGAGGCGGCCGTTATCGAGTATATGCAGTTAAAAGGAACGAATGATGGTATGGATACTGCCGCTATCACCGATATCGGAAATTATTTCAGGGATGTAATAAATGCCGATGTCCCGTCTAATTACCCGTTTGTCGGGAAAACATTCAATACAACGAGCGCCGGTATTCATGCCGACGGGGTGTTAAAGAACGAGGAGATATACAATATATTTGATACCACCAAGATATTGAACCGACCGATTGAGATAGTCATTACGGATAAATCCGGAGTGGCCGGAATTGTTCACTGGTTCAATACTTATATCCGGCTGAAAGAGAATATGAAGATAGATAAACGCCACCCCGGGGTTAAGAAGATATTTGATTGGGTAATGAAACAGTATGAAGAAGGGAGAATTACATCTGTATCGCCCGAAGAATTGTTATCAAAAGGGAAGAAATATCTTCCTGAGTATTTTCAATCCGATTTTGACAGTTTAAAATTAAGAGCCGGGAAAATTGCTCTTCACCTTGTTGAGGAATACGCCGAAAAACCCGGGATAAAGAGCATGAATTCGGTGAAAATCGAGCCTGTGCTGGAAACGCTTGTGGAAGAAGACCCGTTTATTCAGTTCGCGTATGTGGTTGATAAGGCCGGCCGGAAAGTTACAAGGAATATTTCAAGCATAGTGGATAAGGCAAAATACGAAACAATGCTGCATGACAGCAATTTTTCCGACAGGGAATGGTTTGTAAAGCCTATGAGCAGCGGAAAATCCTGTGTTACGGATTTTTATACTTCTAAAATTACCGGCAGGCTTTGCATAACTGTTTCCGCTCCTGTTACGGATACCGGCGATAAAATAATAGGCATATTGGGATTTGATATCAAATTCGAGGATCTTGTAAAATTTGAAGAAACGGTTTGA
- a CDS encoding 3-isopropylmalate dehydratase large subunit, producing MGKTLSEKIIGEHAGKKVKAGDIAVVNVDVCLTQDGTGPLAVNQLKKMGLVKSANPQKTVLFIDHAAPSPRKELSNDHNILREFADQTGSCLSDAGEGVCHQIINEKFVKPGDILIGADSHTCTGGALCAFSTGMGSTDVAVGIALGKTWLRVPETFKVICGGEFGSGVSAKDMILYFIGVIGADGATYKALEFTGSAVKNMDMSDRFTVANMAVEAGAKTGLIESDDVTRLFLKAMKREKDFKKINADPDAVYEKEFRINVSELEPMVSLPHTVDNTVKVSETGDIKVHQVHIGTCTNGRLKDLEIAYRLLKGRKVKKGTRLLVTPASKNIYLQAMEKGYIAELVKAGALINPPGCGPCVGVHQGILADGENCLSSQNRNFRGRMGNVEGNIYLASPYTCAASALTGKITDPREFL from the coding sequence ATGGGGAAAACTCTTTCCGAAAAAATTATTGGGGAACATGCCGGAAAAAAAGTAAAAGCCGGTGATATCGCTGTCGTAAATGTGGATGTCTGCCTCACGCAGGACGGTACAGGGCCTTTGGCCGTTAATCAACTGAAAAAAATGGGACTGGTGAAATCCGCGAACCCCCAAAAAACAGTTTTATTCATCGACCACGCAGCTCCAAGCCCCAGAAAAGAACTTTCCAATGACCACAATATACTAAGGGAATTTGCCGATCAAACAGGGTCTTGTTTGTCTGATGCGGGAGAGGGTGTTTGCCATCAGATAATTAATGAGAAGTTTGTTAAACCCGGGGACATTCTGATCGGCGCCGATTCCCATACGTGTACCGGCGGCGCGTTATGCGCTTTCTCTACAGGTATGGGTTCAACCGATGTAGCGGTGGGAATTGCCCTGGGCAAGACATGGCTCAGGGTTCCCGAAACTTTTAAGGTTATTTGCGGCGGGGAGTTCGGGTCCGGTGTTTCCGCAAAAGACATGATCCTGTACTTTATAGGAGTTATAGGAGCCGACGGCGCTACTTATAAAGCATTGGAATTTACCGGTTCAGCGGTAAAAAATATGGATATGAGCGACAGGTTTACGGTTGCCAATATGGCCGTTGAAGCAGGCGCGAAAACAGGTCTGATAGAATCAGATGATGTAACAAGGCTTTTTCTGAAAGCAATGAAGAGAGAGAAAGATTTCAAAAAAATAAACGCCGACCCCGATGCCGTATATGAAAAGGAATTCAGGATAAATGTTTCCGAACTGGAACCTATGGTCTCTCTTCCGCATACGGTCGATAATACCGTGAAAGTGTCCGAAACCGGTGATATAAAAGTTCATCAGGTACACATAGGCACATGCACAAACGGAAGGTTAAAAGACCTTGAGATAGCTTATCGCTTATTGAAAGGCAGAAAAGTAAAGAAGGGAACGCGTTTGCTTGTAACCCCGGCATCTAAAAATATCTATCTTCAGGCAATGGAGAAGGGGTATATAGCGGAACTTGTAAAAGCGGGCGCTTTAATAAATCCTCCCGGCTGCGGTCCCTGTGTCGGCGTGCATCAGGGAATACTTGCCGACGGTGAAAATTGCCTGTCTTCCCAGAACAGGAATTTCAGGGGAAGGATGGGCAATGTGGAAGGCAATATTTATCTTGCTTCGCCTTACACCTGCGCGGCGAGCGCCTTGACCGGTAAAATTACCGATCCAAGAGAGTTTTTATAA
- a CDS encoding 3-isopropylmalate dehydratase small subunit, protein MKLKGKAWIFGDDISTDLIAPGRLFHLRSNLPELARHVLEDARPEFAASVKKGDFVVGGNNFGLGSSREHAPAILKIAGVSAVLAKSFARIFFRNAINVGLPVIICNTDNIKEGDMLEADLESGKVVNLASGDEIVFSPLPPAMRKILQDGGLVEHIKKHGDIEV, encoded by the coding sequence GTGAAATTAAAAGGTAAAGCATGGATTTTCGGAGATGATATAAGCACCGATTTGATAGCTCCGGGACGGCTTTTTCATCTTCGGTCGAATTTACCGGAGCTTGCCAGGCATGTTCTTGAAGATGCAAGGCCTGAATTCGCTGCGTCTGTCAAAAAGGGTGATTTTGTCGTCGGAGGAAATAATTTTGGGCTGGGTTCAAGCAGGGAGCATGCTCCTGCAATATTAAAAATCGCGGGTGTCAGCGCCGTGCTGGCAAAGTCTTTTGCCAGGATTTTTTTTAGGAATGCCATAAATGTCGGGCTGCCTGTGATTATCTGTAATACAGATAATATTAAAGAAGGGGATATGCTGGAAGCAGACCTTGAATCCGGAAAAGTTGTTAACCTTGCTTCCGGAGATGAAATTGTTTTTTCGCCTTTGCCGCCGGCCATGAGGAAAATATTGCAGGATGGCGGTCTGGTTGAGCATATAAAAAAACACGGGGATATAGAAGTTTAA